The proteins below are encoded in one region of Zootoca vivipara chromosome 10, rZooViv1.1, whole genome shotgun sequence:
- the CALU gene encoding calumenin isoform X1 — translation MVAAIRQAVLYLSLWTVCVLSKPTEKKDRIHHEPQLSDKVHDDAQNFDYDHDAFLGADEAKTFDQLTPEESKERLGMIVSKIDTDKDGFVTEGELKAWIKKAQKKYVYDNVEHQWQEYDMNQDGLISWDEYRNVTYGTYLDDPDPDDGFNYKQMMVRDERRFKMADKDGDLIATKEEFTAFLHPEEYEYMKDIVVQETMEDIDKNGDGFIDLEEYIGDMYSHDGDAEEPEWVKTEREQFVEFRDKNRDGKMDKEETKDWILPSDYDHAEAEARHLVYESDQNKDGKLSKEEIVDKYDLFVGSQATDFGEALVRHDEF, via the exons ATGGTTGCGGCTATTCGGCAGGCCGTTTTGTACCTGTCCCTGTGGACCGTCTGTGTTCTGAGCAAACCCACCGAGAAGAAAGATCGCATCCACCACGAGCCTCAACTCAGCGACAAGGTCCATGATGATGCACAGAACTTTGACTATGACCACGATGCCTTCCTGGGTGCAGATGAGGCCAAGACCTTTGACCAGCTGACGCCAGAAGAGAGCAAGGAGAGGCTGGG AATGATTGTAAGTAAAATAGACACGGATAAGGATGGGTTTGTGACCGAGGGGGAGCTGAAGGCCTGGATTAAGAAGGCGCAGAAGAAGTACGTGTATGACAATGTAGAGCACCAGTGGCAGGAGTATGACATGAACCAAGATGGCTTAATCTCCTGGGATGAGTACAGAAACGTGACCTATGGCACTTACCTGG ACGACCCCGACCCCGACGATGGCTTTAACTACAAGCAGATGATGGTGAGAGATGAGCGGAGGTTCAAGATGGCCGACAAGGACGGCGACCTGATTGCTACCAAGGAAGAGTTCACGGCTTTTCTGCATCCTGAAGAATACGAATACATGAAGGATATAGTTGTGCAG GAAACAATGGAGGACATTGACAAGAACGGGGATGGCTTCATTGACTTGGAAGAATACATAG GCGACATGTACAGCCACGACGGCGACGCCGAAGAGCCCGAGTGGGTGAAGACGGAGCGAGAGCAATTTGTAGAGTTCCGGGACAAGAACCGCGACGGGAAGATGGACAAGGAGGAGACCAAGGACTGGATCCTCCCCTCGGACTACGATCACGCCGAGGCAGAAGCACGGCACCTCGTTTACGAGTCGGATCAGAACAAG GATGGCAAACTCAGCAAAGAAGAAATTGTGGACAAGTACGACTTGTTTGTGGGCAGCCAGGCTACGGACTTTGGGGAAGCCTTAGTACGACACGACGAGTTCTAA
- the LOC132592706 gene encoding uncharacterized protein LOC132592706, with protein sequence MHNCDAVGGWMAANRLRLNPDKTEVLFVGDRRWAGVEDSLVLNGVTVPLKDQVCSLGVILDSQLSMEAQVNSVSRAAVFQLHLVRRLRPYLPADCLTRVVHALVISRLDYCNALYVGLPLKVTRKLQLIQNAPARLVTGSSRRDHITPVLKDLHWLPVRFRAQFKVLVLTFKAINSLGPVYLKEHLHPHHSARTLRSSAEGLLAVPSLREAKLQGTRQRAFLVVAPALWNTLPSEVLVVDLLTTMGDQILEPFLASLFNSILQPLLKFLLNVLCSIRNLSYPLLDILKGLCLQVALVLRAFRLVEINHHQKELLAEKV encoded by the exons ATGCACAACTGTGatgcggttggaggatggatggcagctaacagattgagactgaatcctgacaagacagaagtactgtttgtgggggacaggaggtgggcaggtgtggaggactccctggtcctaaacggggtaactgtgcccctgaaagaccaggtgtgcagcctgggagtcattttggactcacagctgtccatggaggcgcaggttaattctgtgtccagggcagctgtctttcagctccatctggtacgcaggctgagaccttacctgcccgcagactgtctcaccagagtggtacatgctctggttatctcccgcttggattactgcaatgcgctctacgtggggctacctttgaaggtgacccggaaactacaactaatccagaatgcgccagctagactggtgactgggagcagccgccgagaccacataacaccggtcctgaaagatctacattggctcccagtacgtttccgagcacaattcaaagtgttggtgctgacctttaaagccataaacagcctcggtccagtatacctgaaggagcatctccacccccatcattctgcccggacactgaggtccagcgccgagggccttctggcggttccctcactgcgggaagcaaagctacagggaaccaggcagagggccttcttggtagtggcacccgccctgtggaacaccctcccatcagag GTGTTGGTGGTTGACCTCTTAACTACAATGGGAGACCAAATACTGGAACCCTTCCTAGCCTCTTTGTTCAACAGCATCCTGCAGCCCCTGCTGAAATTCCTCCTGAATGTCCTCTGCAGTATCCGTAACCTCAGCTACCCTTTATTGGACATCCTGAAGGGCCTCTGTTTGCAAGTTGCTCTGGTGCTGAGAGCTTTCCGGTTGGTAGAAATCAACCACCATCAAAAGGAGTTGCTTGCTGAAAAGGTCtag
- the CALU gene encoding calumenin isoform X2, with amino-acid sequence MVAAIRQAVLYLSLWTVCVLSKPTEKKDRIHHEPQLSDKVHDDAQNFDYDHDAFLGADEAKTFDQLTPEESKERLGKIVSKIDEDKDGFVTPEELKDWIKFAQKRWIYEDVERQWKGHDLNEDGLISWEEYKNATYGYILDDPDPDDGFNYKQMMVRDERRFKMADKDGDLIATKEEFTAFLHPEEYEYMKDIVVQETMEDIDKNGDGFIDLEEYIGDMYSHDGDAEEPEWVKTEREQFVEFRDKNRDGKMDKEETKDWILPSDYDHAEAEARHLVYESDQNKDGKLSKEEIVDKYDLFVGSQATDFGEALVRHDEF; translated from the exons ATGGTTGCGGCTATTCGGCAGGCCGTTTTGTACCTGTCCCTGTGGACCGTCTGTGTTCTGAGCAAACCCACCGAGAAGAAAGATCGCATCCACCACGAGCCTCAACTCAGCGACAAGGTCCATGATGATGCACAGAACTTTGACTATGACCACGATGCCTTCCTGGGTGCAGATGAGGCCAAGACCTTTGACCAGCTGACGCCAGAAGAGAGCAAGGAGAGGCTGGG AAAGATTGTAAGTAAAATAGACGAAGACAAGGACGGGTTTGTAACTCCCGAAGAGCTAAAAGACTGGATTAAGTTTGCCCAAAAGCGCTGGATTTACGAGGATGTAGAGCGTCAGTGGAAGGGGCACGACCTCAATGAGGACGGGCTCATTTCCTGGGAGGAGTATAAAAATGCCACCTACGGCTACATCTTAG ACGACCCCGACCCCGACGATGGCTTTAACTACAAGCAGATGATGGTGAGAGATGAGCGGAGGTTCAAGATGGCCGACAAGGACGGCGACCTGATTGCTACCAAGGAAGAGTTCACGGCTTTTCTGCATCCTGAAGAATACGAATACATGAAGGATATAGTTGTGCAG GAAACAATGGAGGACATTGACAAGAACGGGGATGGCTTCATTGACTTGGAAGAATACATAG GCGACATGTACAGCCACGACGGCGACGCCGAAGAGCCCGAGTGGGTGAAGACGGAGCGAGAGCAATTTGTAGAGTTCCGGGACAAGAACCGCGACGGGAAGATGGACAAGGAGGAGACCAAGGACTGGATCCTCCCCTCGGACTACGATCACGCCGAGGCAGAAGCACGGCACCTCGTTTACGAGTCGGATCAGAACAAG GATGGCAAACTCAGCAAAGAAGAAATTGTGGACAAGTACGACTTGTTTGTGGGCAGCCAGGCTACGGACTTTGGGGAAGCCTTAGTACGACACGACGAGTTCTAA